The Littorina saxatilis isolate snail1 linkage group LG13, US_GU_Lsax_2.0, whole genome shotgun sequence genome contains a region encoding:
- the LOC138945715 gene encoding uncharacterized protein → MNHLLTTLSLAFFALDGALSSKRDVVPCPATEEGIDAELDECAAMDDETSDDICGVYGEIIQCAETLLDRCESSPHVREHRDEINVALMSLKGVYYDYCL, encoded by the exons ATGAACCATTTGCTGACCACGCTTTCCCTTGCCTTCTTTGCACTGGACG GTGCCCTGTCCTCCAAAAGAGACGTGGTCCCGTGCCCAGCAACGGAGGAGGGAATAGATGCAGAACTTGACGAATGTGCAGCGATGGATGACGAAACAAGCGACGATATCTGCGG TGTCTACGGTGAAATAATCCAGTGCGCTGAAACCTTGCTGGACAGATGTGAAAGTTCGCCACACGTGCGGGAGCATAGGGACGAGATAAACGTGGCATTGATGTCTCTGAAAGGGGTGTACTACGACTATTGTCTTTAA